One Elaeis guineensis isolate ETL-2024a chromosome 10, EG11, whole genome shotgun sequence genomic window carries:
- the LOC105053175 gene encoding microtubule-associated protein 70-2 isoform X1: MADPSGSGEGFMVEAVVGNVVPLQTASGSFKGEGRLAGAPRRRAPIRASLDAEEFINLLHGSDPVKVELNRLENEVRDKERELGEAHAEIKALRLSERARERAVEELTEELAKVEEKLKLTESLLENKNLEIKKINDEKKASMAAQFAAEATLRRVHAAQKDDDMPPIEAILAPVEAELKLAHQEIAKLQDDNRALDRLTKSKEAALLEAERTVQVALAKASMVDDLQNKNQELMKQIEICQEENKILDKLHRQKVAEVEKLTQTVRELEEAILAGGAAANAVRDYQRKFQEMNEERKILDRELARAKITANRVAVVVANEWKDANDKVMPVRQWLEERRFMQGEMQQLRDKLAIAERTARSEAQLKEKFQLRLRVLEEGLRMSSSGSNRTNVEGKSASNGPSRRQSLGGAENVSKSSPNGLLLRRLPSFQLRSNLSSSTSAVLKHAKGTSKSFDGGTRSLDRGKVIAYGIGDSLNRSSDAIRDNETNNSWKENQDEKPVELTNADSNDSVSGLLYDMLQKEVITLRKACHEKDQSLKDKDDAIEMLAKKVDTLTKAMEVEAKKMRREMAAMEKEVAAMRVEKEQDNRAKRLGSSKGPVNTSQMLPGRQRAYGQMDVVTEGRGKQEEYFVNTGWQGGYSPHQQT; encoded by the exons ATGGCGGATCCGAGCGGCAGCGGGGAGGGGTTCATGGTGGAGGCGGTGGTGGGCAATGTGGTGCCGCTGCAGACGGCATCGGGGTCGTTCAAGGGGGAGGGGAGGTTGGCGGGGGCGCCTCGGCGGCGGGCGCCGATTCGGGCGAGCTTGGACGCTGAGGAGTTCATAAATCTACTTCATGGATCGGATCCGGTCAAGGTCGAGCTCAATCGGCTCGAGAACGAAGTCAGAG ataAGGAACGTGAATTGGGGGAGGCTCACGCGGAGATTAAGGCGCTGAGATTGTCGGAGCGAGCCAGAGAGAGAGCTGTAGAAGAG CTTACAGAGGAATTGGCAAAGGTGGAGGAGAAGCTCAAGTTAACAGAATCTCTTCTAGAAAACAAA AATCTGGAAATCAAGAAAATAAATGATGAGAAGAAAGCATCCATGGCTGCCCAGTTTGCTGCAGAAGCTACTCTTAGAAGAGTTCATGCTGCTCAAAAGGATGATGACATGCCTCCTATTGAAGCCATTCTAGCACCGGTTGAGGCAGAATTAAAGCTTGCCCACCAAGAG ATTGCGAAGCTGCAGGATGACAACAGGGCATTGGATCGTCTAACCAAATCAAAGGAGGCAGCGTTACTAGAAGCAGAAAGGACTGTACAAGTTGCTTTGGCAAAGGCTTCTATGGTAGACGATCTACAAAACAAGAATCAAGAGTTAATGAAACAAATTGAAATATGCCAG GAAGAAAACAAGATCTTGGACAAATTACACCGTCAAAAGGTTGCAGAGGTTGAAAAGCTTACCCAGACTGTGCGAGAGCTAGAAGAGGCTATTCTTGCTGGAGGTGCAGCTGCAAATGCTGTTAGAGATTACCAGCGGAAATTTCAGGAGATGAAT gaagagagaaaaatcctTGACCGTGAGCTTGCCCGTGCAAAAATTACAGCAAACAGAGTTGCAGTTGTAGTGGCAAATGAATGGAAAGATGCTAATGACAAAGTTATGCCTGTTAGACAGTGGCTTGAAGAGAGAAGATTCATGCAA GGAGAAATGCAGCAACTTCGAGATAAGCTTGCTATAGCAGAGCGTACTGCAAGATCTGAAGCTCAATTAAAA GAGAAGTTCCAGTTGCGCCTCAGAGTATTAGAAGAGGGATTGAGAATGTCTTCTAGTGGATCCAACCGCACCAATGTAGAAGGGAAGAGTGCAAGTAATGGTCCTTCACGTCGCCAGTCCCTTGGTGGAGCTGAGAATGTATCCAAGTCATCTCCCAATGGCTTGCTACTTAGGAGATTACCATCCTTTCAGTTGAGATCCAATCTCTCTAGTAGCACCAGTGCAGTGCTGAAACATGCAAAAGGAACATCAAAGTCATTTGATGGAGGCACCAGGTCACTTGACCGTGGCAAAGTCATTGCATATGGAATAGGTGATTCACTGAATAGATCTTCTGATGCTATTAGAGACAATGAGACAAATAACAGTTGGAAGGAGAATCAAGATGAGAAGCCTGTTGAGTTAACTAATGCCGATTCAAATGATAGTGTCTCTGGGCTGTTATACGACATGTTGCAAAAGGAGGTAATCACCTTGAGGAAAGCATGCCATGAGAAAGATCAAAGCCTGAAGGACAAGGATGATGCAATTGAG ATGTTGGCAAAGAAAGTAGACACTTTGACCAAAGCAATGGAAGTGGAGGCTAAGAAAATGAGGAGAGAAATGGCTGCCATGGAGAAAGAGGTGGCTGCTATGCGGGTGGAGAAGGAGCAAGACAACAGGGCTAAGAGGCTTGGTAGTTCCAAAGGTCCTGTAAATACTTCTCAGATGCTTCCTGGAAG ACAGCGAGCATACGGACAGATGGACGTAGTTACTGAAGGAAGAGGAAAGCAAGAAGAATACTTTGTAAATACTGGATGGCAAGGAGGGTATTCTCCGCATCAGCAAACTTGA
- the LOC105053175 gene encoding microtubule-associated protein 70-2 isoform X3, with protein MADPSGSGEGFMVEAVVGNVVPLQTASGSFKGEGRLAGAPRRRAPIRASLDAEEFINLLHGSDPVKVELNRLENEVRDKERELGEAHAEIKALRLSERARERAVEELTEELAKVEEKLKLTESLLENKNLEIKKINDEKKASMAAQFAAEATLRRVHAAQKDDDMPPIEAILAPVEAELKLAHQEIAKLQDDNRALDRLTKSKEAALLEAERTVQVALAKASMVDDLQNKNQELMKQIEICQEENKILDKLHRQKVAEVEKLTQTVRELEEAILAGGAAANAVRDYQRKFQEMNEERKILDRELARAKITANRVAVVVANEWKDANDKVMPVRQWLEERRFMQGEMQQLRDKLAIAERTARSEAQLKEKFQLRLRVLEEGLRMSSSGSNRTNVEGKSASNGPSRRQSLGGAENVSKSSPNGLLLRRLPSFQLRSNLSSSTSAVLKHAKGTSKSFDGGTRSLDRGKVIAYGIGDSLNRSSDAIRDNETNNSWKENQDEKPVELTNADSNDSVSGLLYDMLQKEVITLRKACHEKDQSLKDKDDAIEMLAKKVDTLTKAMEVEAKKMRREMAAMEKEVAAMRVEKEQDNRAKRLGSSKGPVNTSQMLPGRVVG; from the exons ATGGCGGATCCGAGCGGCAGCGGGGAGGGGTTCATGGTGGAGGCGGTGGTGGGCAATGTGGTGCCGCTGCAGACGGCATCGGGGTCGTTCAAGGGGGAGGGGAGGTTGGCGGGGGCGCCTCGGCGGCGGGCGCCGATTCGGGCGAGCTTGGACGCTGAGGAGTTCATAAATCTACTTCATGGATCGGATCCGGTCAAGGTCGAGCTCAATCGGCTCGAGAACGAAGTCAGAG ataAGGAACGTGAATTGGGGGAGGCTCACGCGGAGATTAAGGCGCTGAGATTGTCGGAGCGAGCCAGAGAGAGAGCTGTAGAAGAG CTTACAGAGGAATTGGCAAAGGTGGAGGAGAAGCTCAAGTTAACAGAATCTCTTCTAGAAAACAAA AATCTGGAAATCAAGAAAATAAATGATGAGAAGAAAGCATCCATGGCTGCCCAGTTTGCTGCAGAAGCTACTCTTAGAAGAGTTCATGCTGCTCAAAAGGATGATGACATGCCTCCTATTGAAGCCATTCTAGCACCGGTTGAGGCAGAATTAAAGCTTGCCCACCAAGAG ATTGCGAAGCTGCAGGATGACAACAGGGCATTGGATCGTCTAACCAAATCAAAGGAGGCAGCGTTACTAGAAGCAGAAAGGACTGTACAAGTTGCTTTGGCAAAGGCTTCTATGGTAGACGATCTACAAAACAAGAATCAAGAGTTAATGAAACAAATTGAAATATGCCAG GAAGAAAACAAGATCTTGGACAAATTACACCGTCAAAAGGTTGCAGAGGTTGAAAAGCTTACCCAGACTGTGCGAGAGCTAGAAGAGGCTATTCTTGCTGGAGGTGCAGCTGCAAATGCTGTTAGAGATTACCAGCGGAAATTTCAGGAGATGAAT gaagagagaaaaatcctTGACCGTGAGCTTGCCCGTGCAAAAATTACAGCAAACAGAGTTGCAGTTGTAGTGGCAAATGAATGGAAAGATGCTAATGACAAAGTTATGCCTGTTAGACAGTGGCTTGAAGAGAGAAGATTCATGCAA GGAGAAATGCAGCAACTTCGAGATAAGCTTGCTATAGCAGAGCGTACTGCAAGATCTGAAGCTCAATTAAAA GAGAAGTTCCAGTTGCGCCTCAGAGTATTAGAAGAGGGATTGAGAATGTCTTCTAGTGGATCCAACCGCACCAATGTAGAAGGGAAGAGTGCAAGTAATGGTCCTTCACGTCGCCAGTCCCTTGGTGGAGCTGAGAATGTATCCAAGTCATCTCCCAATGGCTTGCTACTTAGGAGATTACCATCCTTTCAGTTGAGATCCAATCTCTCTAGTAGCACCAGTGCAGTGCTGAAACATGCAAAAGGAACATCAAAGTCATTTGATGGAGGCACCAGGTCACTTGACCGTGGCAAAGTCATTGCATATGGAATAGGTGATTCACTGAATAGATCTTCTGATGCTATTAGAGACAATGAGACAAATAACAGTTGGAAGGAGAATCAAGATGAGAAGCCTGTTGAGTTAACTAATGCCGATTCAAATGATAGTGTCTCTGGGCTGTTATACGACATGTTGCAAAAGGAGGTAATCACCTTGAGGAAAGCATGCCATGAGAAAGATCAAAGCCTGAAGGACAAGGATGATGCAATTGAG ATGTTGGCAAAGAAAGTAGACACTTTGACCAAAGCAATGGAAGTGGAGGCTAAGAAAATGAGGAGAGAAATGGCTGCCATGGAGAAAGAGGTGGCTGCTATGCGGGTGGAGAAGGAGCAAGACAACAGGGCTAAGAGGCTTGGTAGTTCCAAAGGTCCTGTAAATACTTCTCAGATGCTTCCTGGAAG GGTGGTTGGCTGA
- the LOC105053175 gene encoding microtubule-associated protein 70-2 isoform X2 gives MADPSGSGEGFMVEAVVGNVVPLQTASGSFKGEGRLAGAPRRRAPIRASLDAEEFINLLHGSDPVKVELNRLENEVRDKERELGEAHAEIKALRLSERARERAVEELTEELAKVEEKLKLTESLLENKNLEIKKINDEKKASMAAQFAAEATLRRVHAAQKDDDMPPIEAILAPVEAELKLAHQEIAKLQDDNRALDRLTKSKEAALLEAERTVQVALAKASMVDDLQNKNQELMKQIEICQEENKILDKLHRQKVAEVEKLTQTVRELEEAILAGGAAANAVRDYQRKFQEMNEERKILDRELARAKITANRVAVVVANEWKDANDKVMPVRQWLEERRFMQGEMQQLRDKLAIAERTARSEAQLKEKFQLRLRVLEEGLRMSSSGSNRTNVEGKSASNGPSRRQSLGGAENVSKSSPNGLLLRRLPSFQLRSNLSSSTSAVLKHAKGTSKSFDGGTRSLDRGKVIAYGIGDSLNRSSDAIRDNETNNSWKENQDEKPVELTNADSNDSVSGLLYDMLQKEVITLRKACHEKDQSLKDKDDAIEMLAKKVDTLTKAMEVEAKKMRREMAAMEKEVAAMRVEKEQDNRAKRLGSSKGPVNTSQMLPGRNVLRGGTMRNLQ, from the exons ATGGCGGATCCGAGCGGCAGCGGGGAGGGGTTCATGGTGGAGGCGGTGGTGGGCAATGTGGTGCCGCTGCAGACGGCATCGGGGTCGTTCAAGGGGGAGGGGAGGTTGGCGGGGGCGCCTCGGCGGCGGGCGCCGATTCGGGCGAGCTTGGACGCTGAGGAGTTCATAAATCTACTTCATGGATCGGATCCGGTCAAGGTCGAGCTCAATCGGCTCGAGAACGAAGTCAGAG ataAGGAACGTGAATTGGGGGAGGCTCACGCGGAGATTAAGGCGCTGAGATTGTCGGAGCGAGCCAGAGAGAGAGCTGTAGAAGAG CTTACAGAGGAATTGGCAAAGGTGGAGGAGAAGCTCAAGTTAACAGAATCTCTTCTAGAAAACAAA AATCTGGAAATCAAGAAAATAAATGATGAGAAGAAAGCATCCATGGCTGCCCAGTTTGCTGCAGAAGCTACTCTTAGAAGAGTTCATGCTGCTCAAAAGGATGATGACATGCCTCCTATTGAAGCCATTCTAGCACCGGTTGAGGCAGAATTAAAGCTTGCCCACCAAGAG ATTGCGAAGCTGCAGGATGACAACAGGGCATTGGATCGTCTAACCAAATCAAAGGAGGCAGCGTTACTAGAAGCAGAAAGGACTGTACAAGTTGCTTTGGCAAAGGCTTCTATGGTAGACGATCTACAAAACAAGAATCAAGAGTTAATGAAACAAATTGAAATATGCCAG GAAGAAAACAAGATCTTGGACAAATTACACCGTCAAAAGGTTGCAGAGGTTGAAAAGCTTACCCAGACTGTGCGAGAGCTAGAAGAGGCTATTCTTGCTGGAGGTGCAGCTGCAAATGCTGTTAGAGATTACCAGCGGAAATTTCAGGAGATGAAT gaagagagaaaaatcctTGACCGTGAGCTTGCCCGTGCAAAAATTACAGCAAACAGAGTTGCAGTTGTAGTGGCAAATGAATGGAAAGATGCTAATGACAAAGTTATGCCTGTTAGACAGTGGCTTGAAGAGAGAAGATTCATGCAA GGAGAAATGCAGCAACTTCGAGATAAGCTTGCTATAGCAGAGCGTACTGCAAGATCTGAAGCTCAATTAAAA GAGAAGTTCCAGTTGCGCCTCAGAGTATTAGAAGAGGGATTGAGAATGTCTTCTAGTGGATCCAACCGCACCAATGTAGAAGGGAAGAGTGCAAGTAATGGTCCTTCACGTCGCCAGTCCCTTGGTGGAGCTGAGAATGTATCCAAGTCATCTCCCAATGGCTTGCTACTTAGGAGATTACCATCCTTTCAGTTGAGATCCAATCTCTCTAGTAGCACCAGTGCAGTGCTGAAACATGCAAAAGGAACATCAAAGTCATTTGATGGAGGCACCAGGTCACTTGACCGTGGCAAAGTCATTGCATATGGAATAGGTGATTCACTGAATAGATCTTCTGATGCTATTAGAGACAATGAGACAAATAACAGTTGGAAGGAGAATCAAGATGAGAAGCCTGTTGAGTTAACTAATGCCGATTCAAATGATAGTGTCTCTGGGCTGTTATACGACATGTTGCAAAAGGAGGTAATCACCTTGAGGAAAGCATGCCATGAGAAAGATCAAAGCCTGAAGGACAAGGATGATGCAATTGAG ATGTTGGCAAAGAAAGTAGACACTTTGACCAAAGCAATGGAAGTGGAGGCTAAGAAAATGAGGAGAGAAATGGCTGCCATGGAGAAAGAGGTGGCTGCTATGCGGGTGGAGAAGGAGCAAGACAACAGGGCTAAGAGGCTTGGTAGTTCCAAAGGTCCTGTAAATACTTCTCAGATGCTTCCTGGAAG AAATGTGCTGCGAGGTGGGACGATGCGGAACCTTCAATGA